A part of Arachis hypogaea cultivar Tifrunner chromosome 12, arahy.Tifrunner.gnm2.J5K5, whole genome shotgun sequence genomic DNA contains:
- the LOC112726678 gene encoding AT-rich interactive domain-containing protein 4 yields the protein MFQFHPQGTQKQSCTLLAVTGGSEQKLPPPQDQLNYPFPQLVSSGRLEVQVLSNPDKEQFRKVLDTYQPNFVYLQGEQLANGEVGLLVWQGVKLSNPDDITELFGSTLPTAVYLEIPNGEDFAEALHVKGIPHVIFWKNAFSYFAACHFRQAFLSVVQSSSTHTWDAFHLARASFEFYCVQNSHVLPTDSNDADSEMGPHLMGDCLKINIDPPEVAEEDDDDDENSSGDLPAIKIHDDEVNLRFLICGAPSGVDESLLRSLEDGLSALLTIEIRGCKLHGKFSAPPPPLQAAAFSRGVVTMRCDISTCSSAHISLLVSGSAQTCFNDQLLESHIKNEIIEKSEIVHAQLNDGNKQSSSEPRRSASIACGAPVFEVCMKLPQWALQILRQLAPDISYRSLVALGIASIQGLPVASFEKDDAERLLFFYQGCDKDSYANNTIFSSPPGWLKPPPPTRKRYEPTQGASLALHDGAFAGDGAVRKVDEEERDGKMANGISTPLTPARQRLKVSAMRPIPHVRRHRMTPFSGPSQTDGFDGAPVEPHLPIVVPAKRSSIGSTSASQRKSFLGAAQSKQVISLNPLPLKKHGCGRGPVQTCSEEEFLKDVMEFLIIRGHNRLIPQGGLAEFPDAILNGKRLDLYNLYKEVVTRGGFHVGNGINWKGQIFSKMRNYTTTNRMTGVGNTLKRHYETYLLEYELAHDDVDGECCLLCHSSAAGDWVNCGICGEWAHFGCDRRQGLGAFKDYAKTDGLEYICPHCSVTNFKKKQSVANGYSQGSMSSRPL from the exons ATGTTTCAGTTTCATCCACAAGGAACTCAAAAACAGAGTTGTACTCTGCTTGCTGTCACCGGTGGCTCTGAGCAGAAGCTGCCACCACCACAGGATCAGCTCAATTATCCATTCCCTCAGCTGGTTTCTTCAGGGCGTCTTGAG GTTCAAGTCCTGAGCAATCCTGATAAGGAGCAGTTTCGGAAAGTTCTGGATACATATCAGCCAAATTTTGTTTACTTACAAGGGGAGCAGCTAGCCAATGGTGAAGTTGGTTTGCTGGTTTGGCAGGGTGTGAAATTGTCTAATCCTGACGATATAACAGAGCTCTTTGGTTCCACATTGCCAACTGCT GTTTATTTAGAAATACCAAATGGAGAAGATTTTGCAGAGGCTCTTCATGTTAAG GGAATTCCGCATGTGATATTCTGGAAGAATGCGTTTTCTTATTTTGCTGCATGCCATTTTCGTCAAGCATTTCTTTCAGTGGTCCAGAG TTCATCTACACATACATGGGATGCTTTCCATCTTGCACGTGCCTCTTTTGAGTTTTACTGTGTTCAAAACAGCCATGTACTTCCTACCGACAGCAATGATGCTGATAGTGAGATGGGGCCACACCTTATGGGTGACTGTCTCAAAATTAACATTGACCCTCCTGAGGTGGCCGAAGAAGATGACGACGATGATGAAAATTCCTCAGGCGATCTTCCTGCTATAAAGATACATGATGATGAAGTGAACTTGAGATTTCTCATTTGTGGTGCACCTTCTGGCGTT GACGAGTCATTGCTGAGATCTTTGGAGGATGGACTCAGTGCTCTCTTAACTATTGAA aTCCGTGGTTGCAAGCTCCATGGCAAGTTTAG TGCACCCCCACCACCTCTTCAGGCAGCTGCTTTTTCTCGTGGAGTTGTTACCATGCGATGTGATATATCTACCTGTAGTTCAGCACATATCTCTCTTCTGGTATCAGGCAGTGCACAAACGTGTTTCAACGATCAG CTCTTGGAGAGtcatataaaaaatgaaataattgAGAAGAGTGAAATAGTTCATGCACAACTCAACGACGGGAACAAACAGAGTTCTTCCGAACCTCGCAGATCTGCTTCAATTGCTTGTGGAGCACCTGTATTTGAAGTTTGCATGAAGCTTCCTCAATGGGCCTTGCAG ATTTTGAGACAGCTAGCACCTGATATTTCTTATCGAAGTTTAGTTGCACTTGGCATTGCTAGTATTCAGGGGTTGCCTGTAGCATCTTTTGAGAAAGATGATGCTGAGCGCTTACTTTTCTTCTATCAAGGCTGTGATAAAGATAGCTATGCAAACAATACGATTTTCAGCAGTCCTCCTGGTTGGTTGAAACCACCCCCTCCTACTAGAAAGAGGTATGAACCAACCCAAGGAGCAAGTCTTGCCCTTCATGATGGCGCCTTTGCAGGGGATGGTGCTGTTCgaaaagtagatgaagaagaaagGGATGGGAAAATGGCAAATGGGATCAGCACACCCTTAACTCCAGCCAGGCAGAGATTGAAAGTATCAGCAATGAGGCCAATTCCTCATGTTCGTCGCCATAGAATGACACCTTTTAGTGGACCTTCTCAGACAGATGGTTTTGATGGTGCCCCAGTTGAGCCTCATTTGCCTATTGTTGTCCCTGCAAAGAGGAGTAGCATTGGATCAACTTCTGCATCACAGAGAAAATCATTTTTAGGAGCCGCCCAGTCTAAGCAGGTTATTTCATTGAACCCATTGCCTTTGAAGAAACATGGTTGTGGCAGAGGCCCAGTACAGACCTGCTCTGAG GAGGAATTTCTTAAAGATGTCATGGAGTTTTTAATTATTCGGGGACATAACCGATTGATTCCCCAAGGAGGCCTTGCCGAGTTCCCTGATGCTATACTCAATGGAAAACGCCTTGATCTTTACAACTTGTATAAAGAG GTGGTTACCAGGGGAGGATTTCATGTTGGCAATGGCATCAACTGGAAAGGACAAATCTTCTCAAAGATGCGCAATTACACAACCACCAATAGAATGACT GGAGTTGGAAATACACTTAAAAGACATTATGAAACCTACCTTTTAGAATATGAATTAGCACATGATGATGTGGATGGGGAGTGCTGCTTGTTGTGTCACAG TAGTGCAGCTGGGGATTGGGTGAATTGTGGTATATGTGGCGAGTGGGCGCACTTTGGATGTGACAGAAGACAGGGGCTAGGGGCATTCAAG GATTATGCAAAAACAGATGGGCTAGAATATATATGTCCTCACTGTAGTGTTACAAATTTCAAGAAGAAACAAAGTGTTGCTAATGGGTATTCTCAAGGGTCAATGTCGTCGCGACCCCTTTGA